Proteins from one Congzhengia minquanensis genomic window:
- a CDS encoding polysaccharide deacetylase family protein — MKKFICTMLYVIMSFGICAGVSAGAMTRIYYPDGSDRLVGQSAVEAETKHGGKLVPIKKQNEAPPATEKSPVPENTKAPEPTPTPEPEPVELVTMYAPDGRTIDVYESEMQDYKEVGWYEEPVMTVYATDSRTLDIKKSELDSYLDAGWYQSPADFPKKAPTGTKMVALTFDDGPSKFTPKILDCLEANNAKATFFVVGYNIKPHSSVLKRVYDLGMEIGSHTMNHKNLKTLGADGVKAELKDVSDAIAAVTGAKPTLIRPPYGNYNSTVSSLADAPLIMWSVDTLDWKTRNADSTVNAILKNVKDGSVVLMHDLYSQSAEAAVRAIPELISRGYKLVTISELAESKGVSLENGKAYSSFH; from the coding sequence ATGAAAAAATTTATTTGCACCATGCTTTATGTTATCATGTCCTTTGGCATTTGTGCAGGTGTCAGCGCAGGCGCCATGACAAGGATATATTATCCCGACGGCTCGGACAGGCTTGTTGGGCAAAGCGCAGTTGAAGCCGAAACAAAACACGGCGGCAAGCTTGTTCCCATAAAAAAGCAGAACGAGGCGCCTCCGGCGACAGAAAAATCGCCGGTGCCTGAAAACACGAAAGCGCCGGAGCCGACTCCTACGCCTGAACCGGAGCCGGTAGAACTTGTTACCATGTATGCCCCTGACGGCCGCACCATCGACGTTTATGAAAGCGAAATGCAGGATTATAAAGAGGTTGGCTGGTATGAGGAGCCTGTAATGACAGTTTATGCCACCGACAGCCGCACATTGGATATAAAAAAGTCGGAGCTTGACTCGTACCTGGATGCCGGGTGGTATCAAAGTCCGGCCGATTTTCCGAAAAAAGCCCCAACCGGCACCAAAATGGTGGCCCTCACGTTTGACGACGGCCCCAGCAAGTTTACGCCAAAAATTTTAGACTGTTTAGAGGCCAACAACGCAAAAGCCACTTTTTTTGTGGTAGGCTATAACATAAAGCCCCATTCCTCCGTGCTGAAGCGGGTCTATGACCTGGGCATGGAAATTGGAAGCCACACCATGAACCACAAAAATTTAAAAACCCTGGGGGCAGACGGCGTGAAAGCGGAACTAAAAGACGTTTCCGACGCAATTGCTGCCGTCACCGGCGCTAAGCCAACGTTAATCCGTCCGCCATATGGAAATTATAACAGCACCGTTTCTTCTTTGGCTGACGCACCGCTCATCATGTGGTCTGTGGACACGCTGGACTGGAAAACCAGAAACGCAGACAGCACCGTTAACGCCATTTTAAAAAATGTGAAAGACGGTTCTGTAGTTTTAATGCACGACCTCTACAGCCAGTCTGCCGAGGCGGCGGTTCGGGCGATTCCCGAGCTTATCTCCCGGGGCTACAAACTGGTTACCATAAGCGAGCTGGCTGAGTCCAAGGGCGTTTCCTTAGAAAACGGAAAGGCATACAGTTCGTTTCATTGA
- a CDS encoding acyltransferase family protein: protein MNGERVINKEKLLSYSAFLSILVILIHTENLGNFSVSPNQSVFEKFVYYFERLISGDIAKIGVPSFFMFSGILFYRDFNFSKYPQKMKNRFFSLIIPYLLWNLFRFSLFYLLGKFHVVEDVLHINRVVFTPENFLEGVFLYKYNLGYWFMYQLILYTLLCPVIYVLLKNKPVAIVTLSAVFLLFCTDAAGNLSMNVFHQKFIQIDGLFYYMLGGFVGMHYFDAVNKKEKQIKRLAVLGVVLGQAFFVLFQVTQALVFHILFCTVSAVSFWFLFDSVITKPLPKNITTITFFIYSAHGTILEFFQAANQLIFPVTPVTALFEYLLLPVITLALLVALSMLLKRYAGGIWKLMNGSR from the coding sequence TTGAACGGCGAGCGTGTCATAAATAAGGAAAAGCTGCTGAGCTACAGCGCCTTTTTAAGCATTCTGGTGATTTTAATCCATACGGAAAATCTCGGAAATTTTTCTGTTTCCCCCAATCAGTCCGTCTTTGAAAAGTTTGTTTACTATTTTGAACGGCTGATTTCCGGTGACATTGCTAAAATCGGCGTTCCATCGTTTTTCATGTTTTCGGGTATTCTGTTTTACCGGGATTTTAATTTCAGCAAATATCCGCAAAAAATGAAAAACCGTTTCTTTTCGCTGATCATTCCATACCTTTTGTGGAACCTGTTCCGCTTTTCGCTTTTTTATCTTTTGGGCAAGTTTCACGTTGTGGAGGACGTTCTACACATCAACCGTGTGGTTTTCACCCCTGAAAACTTTTTAGAGGGCGTGTTTTTATATAAATACAACCTGGGCTATTGGTTCATGTATCAGCTCATTTTATACACACTGCTTTGCCCAGTCATTTATGTGCTTCTAAAAAACAAGCCTGTGGCAATTGTCACTTTAAGCGCGGTGTTTCTGTTGTTTTGCACCGACGCAGCAGGAAACCTTTCCATGAATGTGTTCCACCAAAAATTTATCCAAATCGACGGCCTGTTTTACTATATGCTGGGCGGTTTTGTAGGAATGCACTATTTTGACGCAGTAAATAAAAAAGAGAAACAGATAAAACGCCTGGCGGTATTGGGCGTGGTTTTGGGACAGGCCTTTTTCGTGCTGTTTCAGGTAACCCAGGCCCTTGTGTTTCACATTTTGTTCTGCACCGTGTCAGCCGTTTCGTTCTGGTTTCTGTTCGACAGCGTCATTACAAAGCCGCTGCCCAAAAATATTACGACCATTACATTTTTCATATATTCCGCCCACGGAACGATTTTAGAGTTTTTCCAGGCGGCAAATCAGCTCATTTTTCCCGTCACACCGGTCACTGCGCTGTTTGAGTATCTTCTGCTCCCAGTAATTACGCTGGCGCTGTTAGTGGCCCTGTCGATGCTGCTGAAGCGGTATGCCGGGGGAATTTGGAAACTTATGAACGGCTCCAGATAA
- a CDS encoding potassium channel family protein, with protein sequence MKSKIKKTYGIIGLGRFGTALAVHLAESGSEIMVIDASEDSIRKLRDYTQYAFVIKNGLDKETLEATGIQDCDVVVVAIGENIDTSILVTLHLVSMGVKRVIAKATNADHGEILEKIGAEVVYPERDMAERLASRLLSERIQNLFELKGDIDIAEISLPDSFAGKTVLESEIRKKYKLNIIAISRGKDVITEIRPDEIFDREDKLIVIGKSENIRKFEAET encoded by the coding sequence ATGAAATCAAAAATAAAAAAGACCTATGGAATTATCGGCTTAGGCCGGTTTGGCACAGCTTTGGCGGTGCATCTGGCGGAATCGGGCAGCGAAATTATGGTGATTGACGCCAGCGAAGACAGCATTCGGAAGCTGCGGGACTATACCCAATATGCCTTTGTAATTAAAAATGGACTGGACAAGGAAACATTAGAGGCCACCGGAATTCAGGACTGCGACGTCGTGGTGGTGGCAATTGGCGAGAACATCGACACCAGCATTTTGGTGACGCTTCATTTGGTGAGCATGGGCGTAAAACGCGTCATTGCCAAGGCAACCAATGCAGACCACGGCGAAATTTTAGAAAAAATCGGGGCCGAGGTGGTTTACCCCGAGCGGGACATGGCGGAACGGCTGGCAAGCCGCCTGCTGTCTGAGCGGATTCAAAACCTGTTTGAGCTGAAGGGTGACATTGATATTGCAGAAATTAGCTTGCCGGATTCTTTCGCGGGAAAAACGGTTTTAGAGTCGGAAATCCGGAAAAAGTATAAGCTGAACATCATCGCGATCAGCCGGGGAAAAGATGTGATTACTGAAATCAGGCCCGACGAAATTTTTGACCGGGAGGATAAACTCATCGTCATTGGCAAGTCTGAAAATATTCGCAAATTTGAGGCGGAAACATAA
- a CDS encoding glycoside hydrolase family 88 protein, translating to MIALNETEKKWVDEMWERLDKKLSKTCISARGKLPYTTVNGVFDDKQGEDISWWTNGFWGGLMWLMYVGTKNEEYRKTAEVTEELLDKALENFFGLHHDVGFMWNLTAGVNFRLTGNERSHARFMTAASILASRYNTKGGFIRAWNGDGHEGWAIIDCMMNIPLLYRAAVDAKDDRFRYIAESHAEKTQKFHVRPDGSVNHINEYDPETGELIKTFGGQGYGEGSSWSRGQAWALYGFVLSFIHTGKQEYLDTAKRVAHYFIAAVCDDYLPKSDFRSPEEPVIYDSTAGMIAACGLIEIAKAVPEFESRLYQNAAMKLLHAAEEAFADWTDKEESILRCGSESYHGNNFPIIYADYYFAEAIYKLKGFDMLFW from the coding sequence ATGATTGCATTAAATGAAACAGAAAAAAAGTGGGTTGACGAAATGTGGGAAAGGTTAGACAAAAAGCTTTCCAAAACCTGCATTTCCGCCCGGGGCAAGCTGCCCTACACCACGGTGAACGGCGTGTTTGACGACAAGCAGGGTGAGGACATATCCTGGTGGACAAACGGCTTTTGGGGCGGTCTGATGTGGCTAATGTATGTCGGCACAAAAAACGAGGAATACCGCAAAACGGCGGAGGTAACGGAAGAACTGTTAGACAAGGCGCTTGAAAACTTTTTCGGTCTGCATCACGACGTTGGGTTCATGTGGAACTTAACCGCCGGTGTGAACTTCCGGCTCACCGGAAACGAGCGCTCTCACGCGCGGTTTATGACAGCGGCGTCGATTTTAGCGTCCCGCTATAACACCAAAGGCGGCTTTATCCGCGCCTGGAACGGAGACGGCCATGAGGGCTGGGCCATCATCGACTGCATGATGAACATTCCCCTTTTATACCGCGCCGCAGTTGATGCCAAAGACGACCGGTTCCGCTATATTGCCGAGAGCCATGCGGAAAAAACACAAAAATTTCATGTGCGTCCCGACGGGTCGGTGAACCACATTAACGAATATGACCCGGAAACGGGAGAGCTGATAAAAACCTTTGGCGGGCAGGGTTATGGCGAGGGGTCGTCCTGGTCCCGGGGGCAGGCCTGGGCGCTTTATGGGTTTGTGCTGAGCTTTATCCATACAGGAAAGCAGGAATATTTAGACACGGCAAAACGGGTTGCCCACTACTTTATCGCAGCGGTGTGCGACGACTATCTTCCTAAATCCGATTTCAGAAGCCCGGAGGAGCCGGTGATTTACGACTCCACAGCAGGCATGATTGCTGCCTGCGGGCTCATTGAAATTGCCAAGGCTGTTCCGGAGTTTGAAAGCAGGCTTTACCAAAACGCCGCAATGAAGCTTTTACACGCGGCTGAGGAAGCGTTTGCCGACTGGACGGACAAAGAGGAATCTATCCTTCGGTGCGGCTCGGAAAGCTATCATGGGAACAACTTCCCGATTATTTATGCAGACTATTATTTTGCAGAAGCAATTTATAAACTGAAAGGTTTTGACATGCTTTTCTGGTAA
- a CDS encoding thiamine diphosphokinase has translation MNALIFAGGDFDGLPEGVCPDDFNLILAADKGYSYAERLRLVPDIFVGDLDSFFDENKIQSREIVRLRPEKDMTDTQEAIQIATRHGADSILVLGALGGRIDHTLANIQLLKFGLDRGVKVALADKDNYITLINTPVRIPRQEGRCLSLIPLTKCEHVFARGVYYPLSDAVMDLGNSLGVSNEFIQEYAEIDPGNGLMLLMVCRKK, from the coding sequence TTGAACGCGTTGATTTTTGCCGGCGGTGATTTTGACGGTCTGCCGGAGGGCGTTTGCCCTGATGATTTCAACCTGATTCTTGCCGCGGACAAAGGCTACAGCTATGCGGAACGCTTAAGGCTGGTACCAGACATATTTGTTGGTGATTTAGACTCTTTCTTTGACGAAAACAAAATTCAAAGCCGGGAAATTGTTCGCCTTCGGCCGGAAAAGGACATGACCGACACCCAGGAAGCCATTCAAATTGCAACCCGCCATGGCGCAGACAGCATTTTGGTTTTAGGTGCGCTGGGAGGGCGGATTGACCACACCCTTGCCAATATTCAACTGTTAAAGTTTGGGCTTGACCGCGGCGTAAAAGTCGCTCTTGCGGACAAGGACAATTACATAACGCTGATCAACACCCCAGTGCGGATTCCGCGGCAGGAAGGCCGGTGCCTTTCTTTAATTCCACTCACCAAATGCGAGCACGTGTTTGCCCGGGGAGTTTACTATCCCTTAAGCGACGCGGTAATGGATTTGGGTAACTCTTTGGGGGTCAGCAACGAATTTATTCAGGAATATGCAGAAATTGACCCGGGAAACGGGCTAATGTTACTGATGGTTTGCAGAAAAAAATAG
- the rpe gene encoding ribulose-phosphate 3-epimerase codes for MILLAPSILSADFSRLGEEVSAVEAAGAQYLHIDVMDGHFVPNISFGAPVMKSIRKMSQMVFDVHLMISDPLRYIDDFAAAGADIITFHIGCSSDIDETLDKIKSHNIKCGLAVNPDIPAERLFPYRDKIDMALIMSVFAGFGGQSYIDGVNAKIQAARTFFGPDFDIEVDGGINLTNKTVPIANGANVLVAGTAIFGAQSPKEAVCSFLNETEIDN; via the coding sequence ATGATTTTATTAGCTCCATCCATTCTTTCGGCAGATTTTTCCCGATTGGGCGAGGAGGTGTCTGCGGTGGAAGCCGCAGGCGCGCAATATCTTCATATCGACGTAATGGACGGGCATTTTGTGCCCAACATTTCATTTGGTGCGCCGGTGATGAAAAGCATTCGTAAAATGAGCCAAATGGTGTTCGACGTTCATTTAATGATTTCGGACCCCCTGCGCTATATTGACGATTTTGCGGCCGCCGGAGCAGATATTATTACGTTTCACATTGGCTGCAGCAGCGACATCGATGAAACGCTGGATAAAATAAAGTCGCACAACATAAAATGCGGCCTGGCTGTGAACCCCGACATTCCGGCAGAGCGGCTGTTCCCTTACCGGGACAAAATCGACATGGCGCTGATTATGTCGGTGTTTGCAGGCTTCGGCGGTCAGAGCTACATTGACGGTGTAAACGCCAAAATCCAGGCAGCGCGAACCTTTTTCGGCCCGGATTTCGACATTGAGGTTGACGGCGGCATAAATTTAACGAACAAAACTGTTCCCATAGCAAACGGCGCAAACGTTTTGGTTGCAGGCACTGCAATTTTTGGGGCGCAGTCGCCCAAAGAGGCGGTTTGCTCATTTTTAAACGAAACGGAGATAGACAATTGA
- a CDS encoding uroporphyrinogen decarboxylase family protein, with amino-acid sequence MTPKERAVAALNLQTPDMVPTFELEFQLAEEMFGRPLFGAQFSEENQRKMSRKEKDRAIYEEAEYTAEVYSKLEYSIIPAHGYELNDPNDLALYHRCLREIVGDTVMLGSHGDGTFAIPDGNEMYEFAYRMADDPEGLKAEAQKRADAAIEHNKWLQENGIDCLLLCSDYCYNNGPFLSPQNFGEFIQPYLYQIIDAARKDGLYTIKHTDGNIMPILDQLVECNPHALHSLDPMAGVDIKKVKELVGDKVCLCGNVHCAALQTGTEQDVTDSAEYCLTYGKPGGGYIFCTSNVPFKGMDPKRYQLVLDIWKRMRMY; translated from the coding sequence ATGACGCCAAAAGAACGTGCAGTGGCGGCGCTGAATTTGCAGACGCCGGATATGGTTCCTACTTTTGAACTGGAGTTTCAGTTAGCAGAGGAAATGTTCGGCAGACCCTTATTCGGCGCGCAGTTCAGCGAGGAAAACCAACGCAAAATGAGCCGGAAGGAAAAAGACCGCGCCATTTATGAAGAGGCGGAATATACCGCAGAGGTTTATTCCAAATTGGAATATTCCATTATTCCGGCGCACGGATATGAATTAAATGACCCAAACGACTTAGCCCTGTATCATCGCTGTCTGCGCGAAATTGTAGGCGATACCGTAATGCTCGGAAGCCACGGCGACGGTACGTTTGCAATCCCGGACGGCAATGAAATGTATGAATTTGCATACCGCATGGCGGACGACCCCGAGGGACTGAAAGCAGAAGCGCAGAAACGGGCAGACGCGGCGATTGAACACAACAAATGGCTGCAGGAAAACGGCATCGACTGCCTGCTGCTCTGTTCGGATTATTGTTATAATAACGGACCGTTTCTGTCTCCTCAAAACTTTGGCGAGTTCATTCAGCCGTATCTGTATCAGATTATTGACGCTGCCAGAAAAGACGGATTATATACCATTAAACACACAGACGGAAACATTATGCCGATTTTAGACCAATTGGTGGAATGTAACCCTCACGCTCTGCACTCGTTAGACCCCATGGCAGGCGTGGACATTAAAAAGGTAAAAGAGCTGGTGGGCGACAAGGTGTGCCTGTGCGGCAATGTGCATTGTGCGGCGCTGCAAACCGGCACCGAACAGGATGTGACAGACAGCGCGGAATATTGTCTGACCTACGGAAAGCCCGGCGGCGGATACATCTTCTGCACCAGCAACGTGCCGTTTAAAGGAATGGATCCCAAGCGCTATCAGTTGGTATTGGATATCTGGAAACGGATGCGCATGTATTAA
- the rsgA gene encoding ribosome small subunit-dependent GTPase A → MTGTIMKGIGGFYYVKCDSGTVFSCRARGRFRKDGQVPMVGDRVEIEITDPEEKEGYVTKIGPRKNQFFRPPVSNIDLLLVTFAISAPEPALELIDKLTVTAVSQGVACAVCINKAELNREKAANLAKEYALADFPVIVCSAKTGEGVDRLKDLLKGKVTALAGSSGVGKSSLLNAMGENFTLKTGAVSDKIQRGKHTTRHTELFPLSFGGFVFDTPGFGSFEVEKMMAQNLSAMFPEIAKHGGQCRFPGCSHITEPDCSVKDALNRGEIGQNRYNSYCALYNSLKDVKDWQL, encoded by the coding sequence ATGACTGGTACAATCATGAAAGGAATCGGCGGGTTCTATTATGTAAAATGCGACAGCGGTACGGTTTTCTCCTGCCGCGCAAGGGGCCGGTTCCGCAAAGACGGGCAGGTTCCCATGGTGGGTGACAGGGTGGAGATTGAAATTACCGACCCAGAAGAAAAGGAAGGGTATGTAACCAAAATCGGGCCGCGGAAAAACCAGTTTTTCCGGCCTCCCGTTTCCAATATTGACTTACTTTTGGTCACCTTTGCCATAAGCGCACCGGAACCGGCCTTAGAATTGATTGACAAGCTGACAGTAACTGCGGTATCCCAGGGGGTAGCCTGCGCCGTGTGCATTAATAAAGCAGAATTGAACCGGGAAAAAGCCGCCAATTTGGCAAAGGAATATGCATTGGCAGACTTTCCCGTGATTGTCTGCTCCGCCAAAACAGGCGAGGGTGTGGATCGTTTAAAAGACCTGTTAAAGGGAAAGGTTACTGCACTGGCCGGAAGCTCGGGAGTTGGGAAATCCAGTCTGCTCAACGCCATGGGGGAAAACTTCACCTTAAAAACCGGAGCGGTGAGCGATAAAATTCAGCGGGGAAAACACACCACACGGCACACAGAGCTGTTCCCTCTCTCCTTCGGAGGTTTTGTGTTCGACACGCCGGGGTTTGGCTCTTTTGAAGTGGAAAAAATGATGGCCCAGAATCTTTCCGCCATGTTTCCGGAAATTGCAAAACACGGCGGCCAGTGCCGGTTTCCGGGATGCAGCCACATCACCGAGCCGGACTGCTCGGTGAAAGACGCATTAAATAGAGGCGAAATCGGTCAAAACCGCTACAACAGCTACTGTGCGCTTTACAACTCTTTAAAAGATGTTAAAGACTGGCAGCTTTAA
- the pknB gene encoding Stk1 family PASTA domain-containing Ser/Thr kinase, whose product MMSGKIIDGRYEIIEEIGRGGMAIVYRAKCLVLNRYVAIKVLRPEYRDDLEFIKRFKIEAQSAGSLSHPNIVSIYDVGNEDDLEYIVMEYVEGITLKQYLSAKGVLQWKEAVDYASQICSGLEHAHKKGIVHKDIKPENIIITKEGILKITDFGIAKALNQGTITTGGLTMGSVHYFSPEQARGGFTDAKTDLYSLGILTYEMVTGRLPFEGESAISIAMQHLETEPVRPSVFNPSIPKSLETVILKAMKKEQSERYQTATQMLIDLKKVYVGSEVRYDEGDEFTKKFTPINPQTASNKNGAPQGAKNGTPQRRSQNSQGKAPVKKQPSRAELAKAKKKKKKGDTLGIVAGIFAGIAVIALAIWGWSFMTGGSKNEVECPELVNHTCAEALELIEGTKLKIVQENGKEIQADDEGIIVTQDPKSGKKIKNNAKITVTLGDQPATMEKIPSVAGMTEADATSALKALKFDVTVERQDNSDVAAGRVISTHPAAGTSASEGSVVTIYVSNGNKNDNTENEYTIVPDLLGKTENEAKSALERADLKLGEVQQVASEKEKGTVVKQSEAEGNRVKKNKAIDIRISSGKAATSATPTPSAKPSASASPSSTPKPSSTPTSGGDDEPNEGGNNGTNED is encoded by the coding sequence ATGATGAGTGGAAAGATTATTGATGGGAGATACGAAATTATAGAGGAAATCGGCCGGGGCGGAATGGCCATTGTTTACCGGGCAAAATGCCTGGTTCTAAACCGGTATGTGGCAATTAAGGTGCTGCGTCCGGAATACCGGGACGATTTGGAGTTTATCAAGCGGTTTAAAATTGAGGCTCAGTCTGCTGGCAGCCTGTCTCACCCGAACATCGTTTCAATTTATGATGTAGGAAACGAAGACGATTTGGAATATATCGTCATGGAATATGTGGAGGGCATCACCTTAAAACAATACTTGAGCGCAAAGGGAGTTCTCCAGTGGAAAGAGGCGGTTGACTATGCTTCCCAAATTTGTTCCGGTCTTGAGCATGCTCACAAAAAGGGCATTGTGCATAAAGACATTAAGCCGGAAAACATTATCATCACTAAAGAGGGAATTTTAAAAATTACCGATTTTGGCATTGCAAAGGCGTTAAACCAGGGAACCATTACCACCGGCGGCCTCACCATGGGCAGCGTGCATTATTTTTCGCCGGAGCAGGCCCGGGGCGGGTTTACCGACGCGAAAACTGACCTTTATTCTTTGGGCATTTTAACCTACGAGATGGTGACGGGACGGCTCCCCTTTGAAGGGGAATCCGCCATCAGCATTGCCATGCAGCATTTAGAAACCGAGCCTGTGCGCCCGTCGGTGTTTAACCCGTCTATTCCAAAATCCTTGGAAACGGTAATTTTAAAAGCAATGAAAAAAGAACAGAGCGAACGGTATCAAACGGCCACACAAATGCTGATTGACTTAAAAAAGGTTTACGTGGGCTCTGAGGTACGGTACGACGAAGGAGATGAGTTTACGAAAAAATTCACGCCGATTAATCCGCAAACTGCAAGCAACAAAAACGGTGCACCCCAGGGTGCGAAAAACGGCACCCCCCAGCGCAGATCCCAGAACAGCCAAGGCAAAGCCCCTGTGAAAAAACAGCCCTCCCGCGCCGAGCTCGCCAAGGCGAAAAAGAAGAAAAAGAAAGGCGACACCTTAGGCATTGTGGCCGGCATTTTTGCTGGTATTGCGGTGATTGCCTTAGCGATTTGGGGCTGGTCGTTTATGACGGGCGGCTCAAAAAACGAGGTGGAGTGTCCTGAACTTGTGAACCACACCTGTGCCGAGGCGCTGGAACTAATTGAAGGCACCAAGCTGAAAATTGTGCAGGAAAACGGCAAGGAAATTCAGGCAGATGATGAGGGCATCATTGTAACGCAGGACCCAAAAAGCGGCAAAAAAATTAAAAACAACGCAAAAATAACCGTCACATTGGGCGACCAGCCTGCCACTATGGAAAAAATCCCCTCAGTTGCAGGAATGACGGAGGCAGACGCAACTTCTGCATTAAAAGCGCTGAAATTTGACGTTACCGTGGAACGGCAGGACAACAGCGACGTAGCCGCAGGCCGCGTTATCAGCACCCATCCGGCGGCCGGCACCTCTGCATCGGAGGGTTCTGTCGTTACCATATACGTAAGCAACGGCAATAAAAACGACAACACCGAAAATGAATATACCATTGTTCCCGATTTGCTTGGTAAAACGGAAAACGAAGCGAAATCTGCTTTAGAGCGCGCCGACTTAAAGCTTGGTGAAGTGCAGCAGGTGGCAAGCGAAAAGGAAAAGGGAACGGTTGTGAAACAGTCTGAAGCTGAGGGCAACCGGGTGAAGAAAAATAAAGCCATCGACATTCGCATCAGCAGCGGCAAAGCGGCAACCTCCGCCACGCCAACACCTTCTGCAAAGCCCTCGGCAAGCGCATCTCCCTCCTCCACGCCGAAGCCTTCGTCCACGCCCACCAGCGGCGGCGATGACGAACCAAACGAGGGCGGCAACAACGGCACAAATGAGGATTAA